One part of the Lemur catta isolate mLemCat1 chromosome 13, mLemCat1.pri, whole genome shotgun sequence genome encodes these proteins:
- the POSTN gene encoding periostin isoform X3 has translation MTPFLPIFSLLLLFVVNPAKANGHYDKILAHSRIRGREQGPNVCALQQILGTKKKYFSTCRNWYQGAICGKKTTVLYECCPGYMRMEGMKGCPAVLPIDHVYGTLGIVGATTTQRYSDVSKLREEIEGQGSFTYFAPSNDAWDNLDSDIRRGLESNVNVELLNALHSHMVNKRMLTKDLKNGMIIPSMYNNLGLFINHYPNGVVTVNCARVIHGNQIATNGVVHVIDRVLTQIGTSIQDFIEAEDELSSFRAAAITSDILEALGRDGHFTLFAPTNEAFEKLPRGVLERIMGDKVASEALMKYHILNTLQCSEAIMGGAVFETLEGNTIEIGCDGDSITINGIKMVNKKDIVTNNGVIHLIDQVLIPDSAKQVIELAGNQQTTFTDLVAQLGLASALRPDGEYTLLAPVNNAFSDDTLSMDQRLLKLILQNHILKVKVGLNELYNGQKLETIGGKQLRVFVYRTAVCVENSCMVRGSKQGRNGAIHIFREIIKPAEKSLHEKLKQDKRFSIFLSLLEAADLKELLTQPGDWTLFVPTNDAFKGMTTEEKEILVGDKNALQNIILYHLTPGVFIGKGFEPGVTNILKTTQGSKIYLKGVNDTLLVNELKSKESDIMTTNGVIHVVDKLLYPADTPVGNDQLLEILNKLIKYIQIKFVRGSTFKEIPMTVYRPTITKVKIEGEPELRLIKEGETVTEVIHGEPIIKKYTKIIDGVPVEITEKETREERIIKGPEIKYTRISTGGGETEETLKKLLQEDTPVRKIQTNKRVQGSRRRSRESRSQ, from the exons ATGACTCCTTTCTTACCCATATTTTCTCTACTCTTGCTGTTTGTTGTTAACCCTGCAAAAGCCAATGGCCATTATGACAAGATCTTGGCTCATAGCCGTATCAGGGGCCGGGAACAGGG cccAAATGTCTGCGCTCTTCAACAGATTTTGGGCACCAAAAAGAAATACTTCAGCACTTGTCGGAACTGGTATCAAGGTGCCATCTGTGGGAAGAAAAC GACTGTGTTATATGAATGTTGCCCCGGTTATATGAGAATGGAAGGAATGAAAGGCTGCCCAGCAG TTTTGCCCATCGACCATGTTTATGGCACTTTGGGCATCGTGGGAGCCACCACGACACAGCGCTATTCTGATGTCTCCAAACTGAGGGAAGAGATCGAAGGACAGGGATCATTCACTTACTTCGCACCGAGTAACGATGCTTGGGACAATTTGGAttct GATATTCGTAGAGGTTTGGAGAGCAATGTAAATGTTGAATTATTGAATGCTTTACACAGCCACATGGTTAATAAGAGAATGTTGACCAAGGACTTAAAAAATGGCATGATTATTCCTTCAATGTATAACAATTTGGGACTTTTCATTAACCATTATCCTAATGGG GTTGTCACCGTTAATTGTGCTCGAGTCATCCATGGGAACCAGATTGCAACAAATGGTGTTGTGCATGTCATTGACCGTGTCCTTACACAAATTGGTACCTCAATTCAAGACTTCATTGAAGCAGAAGATGAACTTTCATCTTTCAGA GCAGCTGCCATTACATCGGACATATTGGAGGCCCTTGGAAGAGATGGTCACTTCACACTCTTTGCTCCTACCAACGAGGCTTTTGAGAAACTCCCACGAGGTGTCCTAGAAAGGATCATGGGAGACAAAGTGGCTTCTGAAG CTCTCATGAAGTACCACATCTTAAACACTCTCCAGTGTTCTGAGGCTATCATGGGAGGAGCGGTCTTTGAGACCCTGGAAGGAAACACGATTGAGATAGGATGTGATGGTGACAGCATAACAATAAACGGAATCAAAATGGTGAACAAAAAAGACATCGTGACAAATAATGGTGTGATCCATCTGATTGATCAGGTCCTAATTCCTGATTCTG CCAAACAAGTTATTGAGCTGGCTGGAAATCAGCAAACCACTTTCACAGACCTCGTGGCCCAATTAGGCTTGGCATCTGCTCTGAGGCCGGATGGAGAATACACTTTGCTGGCACCTGTGAATAATGCATTTTCTG atGATACTCTGAGCATGGATCAGCGCCTTCTTAAATTAATTCTGCAGAATCACATATTGAAAGTAAAAGTTGGCCTCAATGAGCTTTACAATGGGCAGAAACTTGAGACCATTGGAGGCAAACAGCTCAGAGTCTTCGTGTATCGTACA GCTGTCTGCGTTGAAAATTCATGCATGGTTAGAGGAAGTAAGCAAGGAAGAAATGGTGCTATTCATATATTCCGAGAGATCATCAAGCCAGCAGAGAAATCTCTCCATGAAAAGTTAAAACAAGATAAGCGCTTTAG CAtcttcctcagcctccttgaAGCTGCAGATTTGAAAGAGCTCCTGACGCAGCCTGGAGACTGGACCTTATTTGTGCCAACCAATGATGCCTTTAAGGGAATGACtactgaagaaaaggaaatcctgGTTG GGGACAAAAATGCTCTTCAAAACATCATTCTTTACCACCTGACACCAGGAGTTTTCATTGGAAAGGGATTTGAACCTGGTGTTACTAACATTTTAAAGACCACACAAGGAAGCAAAATCTATCTGAAAGGA GTAAATGATACACTTCTGGTGAATGAATTGAAATCAAAAGAATCTGACATCATGACAACAAATGGTGTCATTCATGTTGTAGATAAACTCCTCTATCCAGCAG ACACACCTGTTGGAAATGATCAGCTGCTGGAAATACTTAATAAACTGATTAAATACATCCAAATTAAG tttgttcgTGGTAGCACCTTCAAAGAAATCCCCATGACTGTCTATA GACCCACAATAACAAAGGTCAAAATTGAAGGTGAACCTGAACTCAGACTGATTAAAGAAGGTGAAACCGTAACTGAAGTGATCCATGGAG AGCCAATTATTAAAAAGTACACCAAAATCATTGATGGAGTACCTgtggaaataacagaaaaagagaCACGGGAAGAACGAATCATTAAAG GTCCTGAAATAAAATACACTAGGATTTCTACTGGAGGTGGAGAAACAGAAGAAACTCTGAAGAAACTGTTGCAAGAAG ACACACCTGTGAGGAAGATACAAACCAACAAAAGAGTTCAAG GATCTAGAAGACGATCAAGGGAAAGTCGTTCTCAGTGA
- the POSTN gene encoding periostin isoform X6, whose translation MTPFLPIFSLLLLFVVNPAKANGHYDKILAHSRIRGREQGPNVCALQQILGTKKKYFSTCRNWYQGAICGKKTTVLYECCPGYMRMEGMKGCPAVLPIDHVYGTLGIVGATTTQRYSDVSKLREEIEGQGSFTYFAPSNDAWDNLDSDIRRGLESNVNVELLNALHSHMVNKRMLTKDLKNGMIIPSMYNNLGLFINHYPNGVVTVNCARVIHGNQIATNGVVHVIDRVLTQIGTSIQDFIEAEDELSSFRAAAITSDILEALGRDGHFTLFAPTNEAFEKLPRGVLERIMGDKVASEALMKYHILNTLQCSEAIMGGAVFETLEGNTIEIGCDGDSITINGIKMVNKKDIVTNNGVIHLIDQVLIPDSAKQVIELAGNQQTTFTDLVAQLGLASALRPDGEYTLLAPVNNAFSDDTLSMDQRLLKLILQNHILKVKVGLNELYNGQKLETIGGKQLRVFVYRTAVCVENSCMVRGSKQGRNGAIHIFREIIKPAEKSLHEKLKQDKRFSIFLSLLEAADLKELLTQPGDWTLFVPTNDAFKGMTTEEKEILVGDKNALQNIILYHLTPGVFIGKGFEPGVTNILKTTQGSKIYLKGVNDTLLVNELKSKESDIMTTNGVIHVVDKLLYPADTPVGNDQLLEILNKLIKYIQIKFVRGSTFKEIPMTVYTTKIITKFVEPKIKVIEGSLQPIIKTEGPTITKVKIEGEPELRLIKEGETVTEVIHGEPIIKKYTKIIDGVPVEITEKETREERIIKGPEIKYTRISTGGGETEETLKKLLQEEVTKVTKFIEGGDGHLFEDEDIKRLLQGDTPVRKIQTNKRVQGSRRRSRESRSQ comes from the exons ATGACTCCTTTCTTACCCATATTTTCTCTACTCTTGCTGTTTGTTGTTAACCCTGCAAAAGCCAATGGCCATTATGACAAGATCTTGGCTCATAGCCGTATCAGGGGCCGGGAACAGGG cccAAATGTCTGCGCTCTTCAACAGATTTTGGGCACCAAAAAGAAATACTTCAGCACTTGTCGGAACTGGTATCAAGGTGCCATCTGTGGGAAGAAAAC GACTGTGTTATATGAATGTTGCCCCGGTTATATGAGAATGGAAGGAATGAAAGGCTGCCCAGCAG TTTTGCCCATCGACCATGTTTATGGCACTTTGGGCATCGTGGGAGCCACCACGACACAGCGCTATTCTGATGTCTCCAAACTGAGGGAAGAGATCGAAGGACAGGGATCATTCACTTACTTCGCACCGAGTAACGATGCTTGGGACAATTTGGAttct GATATTCGTAGAGGTTTGGAGAGCAATGTAAATGTTGAATTATTGAATGCTTTACACAGCCACATGGTTAATAAGAGAATGTTGACCAAGGACTTAAAAAATGGCATGATTATTCCTTCAATGTATAACAATTTGGGACTTTTCATTAACCATTATCCTAATGGG GTTGTCACCGTTAATTGTGCTCGAGTCATCCATGGGAACCAGATTGCAACAAATGGTGTTGTGCATGTCATTGACCGTGTCCTTACACAAATTGGTACCTCAATTCAAGACTTCATTGAAGCAGAAGATGAACTTTCATCTTTCAGA GCAGCTGCCATTACATCGGACATATTGGAGGCCCTTGGAAGAGATGGTCACTTCACACTCTTTGCTCCTACCAACGAGGCTTTTGAGAAACTCCCACGAGGTGTCCTAGAAAGGATCATGGGAGACAAAGTGGCTTCTGAAG CTCTCATGAAGTACCACATCTTAAACACTCTCCAGTGTTCTGAGGCTATCATGGGAGGAGCGGTCTTTGAGACCCTGGAAGGAAACACGATTGAGATAGGATGTGATGGTGACAGCATAACAATAAACGGAATCAAAATGGTGAACAAAAAAGACATCGTGACAAATAATGGTGTGATCCATCTGATTGATCAGGTCCTAATTCCTGATTCTG CCAAACAAGTTATTGAGCTGGCTGGAAATCAGCAAACCACTTTCACAGACCTCGTGGCCCAATTAGGCTTGGCATCTGCTCTGAGGCCGGATGGAGAATACACTTTGCTGGCACCTGTGAATAATGCATTTTCTG atGATACTCTGAGCATGGATCAGCGCCTTCTTAAATTAATTCTGCAGAATCACATATTGAAAGTAAAAGTTGGCCTCAATGAGCTTTACAATGGGCAGAAACTTGAGACCATTGGAGGCAAACAGCTCAGAGTCTTCGTGTATCGTACA GCTGTCTGCGTTGAAAATTCATGCATGGTTAGAGGAAGTAAGCAAGGAAGAAATGGTGCTATTCATATATTCCGAGAGATCATCAAGCCAGCAGAGAAATCTCTCCATGAAAAGTTAAAACAAGATAAGCGCTTTAG CAtcttcctcagcctccttgaAGCTGCAGATTTGAAAGAGCTCCTGACGCAGCCTGGAGACTGGACCTTATTTGTGCCAACCAATGATGCCTTTAAGGGAATGACtactgaagaaaaggaaatcctgGTTG GGGACAAAAATGCTCTTCAAAACATCATTCTTTACCACCTGACACCAGGAGTTTTCATTGGAAAGGGATTTGAACCTGGTGTTACTAACATTTTAAAGACCACACAAGGAAGCAAAATCTATCTGAAAGGA GTAAATGATACACTTCTGGTGAATGAATTGAAATCAAAAGAATCTGACATCATGACAACAAATGGTGTCATTCATGTTGTAGATAAACTCCTCTATCCAGCAG ACACACCTGTTGGAAATGATCAGCTGCTGGAAATACTTAATAAACTGATTAAATACATCCAAATTAAG tttgttcgTGGTAGCACCTTCAAAGAAATCCCCATGACTGTCTATA CAACTAAAATTATAACCAAATTTGTGGAACCAAAAATTAAAGTGATTGAAGGCAGTCTTCAGCCTATTATCAAAACTGAAG GACCCACAATAACAAAGGTCAAAATTGAAGGTGAACCTGAACTCAGACTGATTAAAGAAGGTGAAACCGTAACTGAAGTGATCCATGGAG AGCCAATTATTAAAAAGTACACCAAAATCATTGATGGAGTACCTgtggaaataacagaaaaagagaCACGGGAAGAACGAATCATTAAAG GTCCTGAAATAAAATACACTAGGATTTCTACTGGAGGTGGAGAAACAGAAGAAACTCTGAAGAAACTGTTGCAAGAAG AGGTCACCAAGGTCACCAAATTCATTGAAGGTGGTGATGGGCATTTATTTGAAGATGAAGATATTAAAAGACTGCTTCAGGGAG ACACACCTGTGAGGAAGATACAAACCAACAAAAGAGTTCAAG GATCTAGAAGACGATCAAGGGAAAGTCGTTCTCAGTGA
- the POSTN gene encoding periostin isoform X7: MTPFLPIFSLLLLFVVNPAKANGHYDKILAHSRIRGREQGPNVCALQQILGTKKKYFSTCRNWYQGAICGKKTTVLYECCPGYMRMEGMKGCPAVLPIDHVYGTLGIVGATTTQRYSDVSKLREEIEGQGSFTYFAPSNDAWDNLDSDIRRGLESNVNVELLNALHSHMVNKRMLTKDLKNGMIIPSMYNNLGLFINHYPNGVVTVNCARVIHGNQIATNGVVHVIDRVLTQIGTSIQDFIEAEDELSSFRAAAITSDILEALGRDGHFTLFAPTNEAFEKLPRGVLERIMGDKVASEALMKYHILNTLQCSEAIMGGAVFETLEGNTIEIGCDGDSITINGIKMVNKKDIVTNNGVIHLIDQVLIPDSAKQVIELAGNQQTTFTDLVAQLGLASALRPDGEYTLLAPVNNAFSDDTLSMDQRLLKLILQNHILKVKVGLNELYNGQKLETIGGKQLRVFVYRTAVCVENSCMVRGSKQGRNGAIHIFREIIKPAEKSLHEKLKQDKRFSIFLSLLEAADLKELLTQPGDWTLFVPTNDAFKGMTTEEKEILVGDKNALQNIILYHLTPGVFIGKGFEPGVTNILKTTQGSKIYLKGVNDTLLVNELKSKESDIMTTNGVIHVVDKLLYPADTPVGNDQLLEILNKLIKYIQIKFVRGSTFKEIPMTVYTTKIITKFVEPKIKVIEGSLQPIIKTEGPTITKVKIEGEPELRLIKEGETVTEVIHGEPIIKKYTKIIDGVPVEITEKETREERIIKGPEIKYTRISTGGGETEETLKKLLQEDTPVRKIQTNKRVQGSRRRSRESRSQ, translated from the exons ATGACTCCTTTCTTACCCATATTTTCTCTACTCTTGCTGTTTGTTGTTAACCCTGCAAAAGCCAATGGCCATTATGACAAGATCTTGGCTCATAGCCGTATCAGGGGCCGGGAACAGGG cccAAATGTCTGCGCTCTTCAACAGATTTTGGGCACCAAAAAGAAATACTTCAGCACTTGTCGGAACTGGTATCAAGGTGCCATCTGTGGGAAGAAAAC GACTGTGTTATATGAATGTTGCCCCGGTTATATGAGAATGGAAGGAATGAAAGGCTGCCCAGCAG TTTTGCCCATCGACCATGTTTATGGCACTTTGGGCATCGTGGGAGCCACCACGACACAGCGCTATTCTGATGTCTCCAAACTGAGGGAAGAGATCGAAGGACAGGGATCATTCACTTACTTCGCACCGAGTAACGATGCTTGGGACAATTTGGAttct GATATTCGTAGAGGTTTGGAGAGCAATGTAAATGTTGAATTATTGAATGCTTTACACAGCCACATGGTTAATAAGAGAATGTTGACCAAGGACTTAAAAAATGGCATGATTATTCCTTCAATGTATAACAATTTGGGACTTTTCATTAACCATTATCCTAATGGG GTTGTCACCGTTAATTGTGCTCGAGTCATCCATGGGAACCAGATTGCAACAAATGGTGTTGTGCATGTCATTGACCGTGTCCTTACACAAATTGGTACCTCAATTCAAGACTTCATTGAAGCAGAAGATGAACTTTCATCTTTCAGA GCAGCTGCCATTACATCGGACATATTGGAGGCCCTTGGAAGAGATGGTCACTTCACACTCTTTGCTCCTACCAACGAGGCTTTTGAGAAACTCCCACGAGGTGTCCTAGAAAGGATCATGGGAGACAAAGTGGCTTCTGAAG CTCTCATGAAGTACCACATCTTAAACACTCTCCAGTGTTCTGAGGCTATCATGGGAGGAGCGGTCTTTGAGACCCTGGAAGGAAACACGATTGAGATAGGATGTGATGGTGACAGCATAACAATAAACGGAATCAAAATGGTGAACAAAAAAGACATCGTGACAAATAATGGTGTGATCCATCTGATTGATCAGGTCCTAATTCCTGATTCTG CCAAACAAGTTATTGAGCTGGCTGGAAATCAGCAAACCACTTTCACAGACCTCGTGGCCCAATTAGGCTTGGCATCTGCTCTGAGGCCGGATGGAGAATACACTTTGCTGGCACCTGTGAATAATGCATTTTCTG atGATACTCTGAGCATGGATCAGCGCCTTCTTAAATTAATTCTGCAGAATCACATATTGAAAGTAAAAGTTGGCCTCAATGAGCTTTACAATGGGCAGAAACTTGAGACCATTGGAGGCAAACAGCTCAGAGTCTTCGTGTATCGTACA GCTGTCTGCGTTGAAAATTCATGCATGGTTAGAGGAAGTAAGCAAGGAAGAAATGGTGCTATTCATATATTCCGAGAGATCATCAAGCCAGCAGAGAAATCTCTCCATGAAAAGTTAAAACAAGATAAGCGCTTTAG CAtcttcctcagcctccttgaAGCTGCAGATTTGAAAGAGCTCCTGACGCAGCCTGGAGACTGGACCTTATTTGTGCCAACCAATGATGCCTTTAAGGGAATGACtactgaagaaaaggaaatcctgGTTG GGGACAAAAATGCTCTTCAAAACATCATTCTTTACCACCTGACACCAGGAGTTTTCATTGGAAAGGGATTTGAACCTGGTGTTACTAACATTTTAAAGACCACACAAGGAAGCAAAATCTATCTGAAAGGA GTAAATGATACACTTCTGGTGAATGAATTGAAATCAAAAGAATCTGACATCATGACAACAAATGGTGTCATTCATGTTGTAGATAAACTCCTCTATCCAGCAG ACACACCTGTTGGAAATGATCAGCTGCTGGAAATACTTAATAAACTGATTAAATACATCCAAATTAAG tttgttcgTGGTAGCACCTTCAAAGAAATCCCCATGACTGTCTATA CAACTAAAATTATAACCAAATTTGTGGAACCAAAAATTAAAGTGATTGAAGGCAGTCTTCAGCCTATTATCAAAACTGAAG GACCCACAATAACAAAGGTCAAAATTGAAGGTGAACCTGAACTCAGACTGATTAAAGAAGGTGAAACCGTAACTGAAGTGATCCATGGAG AGCCAATTATTAAAAAGTACACCAAAATCATTGATGGAGTACCTgtggaaataacagaaaaagagaCACGGGAAGAACGAATCATTAAAG GTCCTGAAATAAAATACACTAGGATTTCTACTGGAGGTGGAGAAACAGAAGAAACTCTGAAGAAACTGTTGCAAGAAG ACACACCTGTGAGGAAGATACAAACCAACAAAAGAGTTCAAG GATCTAGAAGACGATCAAGGGAAAGTCGTTCTCAGTGA
- the POSTN gene encoding periostin isoform X1: MTPFLPIFSLLLLFVVNPAKANGHYDKILAHSRIRGREQGPNVCALQQILGTKKKYFSTCRNWYQGAICGKKTTVLYECCPGYMRMEGMKGCPAVLPIDHVYGTLGIVGATTTQRYSDVSKLREEIEGQGSFTYFAPSNDAWDNLDSDIRRGLESNVNVELLNALHSHMVNKRMLTKDLKNGMIIPSMYNNLGLFINHYPNGVVTVNCARVIHGNQIATNGVVHVIDRVLTQIGTSIQDFIEAEDELSSFRAAAITSDILEALGRDGHFTLFAPTNEAFEKLPRGVLERIMGDKVASEALMKYHILNTLQCSEAIMGGAVFETLEGNTIEIGCDGDSITINGIKMVNKKDIVTNNGVIHLIDQVLIPDSAKQVIELAGNQQTTFTDLVAQLGLASALRPDGEYTLLAPVNNAFSDDTLSMDQRLLKLILQNHILKVKVGLNELYNGQKLETIGGKQLRVFVYRTAVCVENSCMVRGSKQGRNGAIHIFREIIKPAEKSLHEKLKQDKRFSIFLSLLEAADLKELLTQPGDWTLFVPTNDAFKGMTTEEKEILVGDKNALQNIILYHLTPGVFIGKGFEPGVTNILKTTQGSKIYLKGVNDTLLVNELKSKESDIMTTNGVIHVVDKLLYPADTPVGNDQLLEILNKLIKYIQIKFVRGSTFKEIPMTVYRPTITKVKIEGEPELRLIKEGETVTEVIHGEPIIKKYTKIIDGVPVEITEKETREERIIKGPEIKYTRISTGGGETEETLKKLLQEEVTKVTKFIEGGDGHLFEDEDIKRLLQGDTPVRKIQTNKRVQGSRRRSRESRSQ, encoded by the exons ATGACTCCTTTCTTACCCATATTTTCTCTACTCTTGCTGTTTGTTGTTAACCCTGCAAAAGCCAATGGCCATTATGACAAGATCTTGGCTCATAGCCGTATCAGGGGCCGGGAACAGGG cccAAATGTCTGCGCTCTTCAACAGATTTTGGGCACCAAAAAGAAATACTTCAGCACTTGTCGGAACTGGTATCAAGGTGCCATCTGTGGGAAGAAAAC GACTGTGTTATATGAATGTTGCCCCGGTTATATGAGAATGGAAGGAATGAAAGGCTGCCCAGCAG TTTTGCCCATCGACCATGTTTATGGCACTTTGGGCATCGTGGGAGCCACCACGACACAGCGCTATTCTGATGTCTCCAAACTGAGGGAAGAGATCGAAGGACAGGGATCATTCACTTACTTCGCACCGAGTAACGATGCTTGGGACAATTTGGAttct GATATTCGTAGAGGTTTGGAGAGCAATGTAAATGTTGAATTATTGAATGCTTTACACAGCCACATGGTTAATAAGAGAATGTTGACCAAGGACTTAAAAAATGGCATGATTATTCCTTCAATGTATAACAATTTGGGACTTTTCATTAACCATTATCCTAATGGG GTTGTCACCGTTAATTGTGCTCGAGTCATCCATGGGAACCAGATTGCAACAAATGGTGTTGTGCATGTCATTGACCGTGTCCTTACACAAATTGGTACCTCAATTCAAGACTTCATTGAAGCAGAAGATGAACTTTCATCTTTCAGA GCAGCTGCCATTACATCGGACATATTGGAGGCCCTTGGAAGAGATGGTCACTTCACACTCTTTGCTCCTACCAACGAGGCTTTTGAGAAACTCCCACGAGGTGTCCTAGAAAGGATCATGGGAGACAAAGTGGCTTCTGAAG CTCTCATGAAGTACCACATCTTAAACACTCTCCAGTGTTCTGAGGCTATCATGGGAGGAGCGGTCTTTGAGACCCTGGAAGGAAACACGATTGAGATAGGATGTGATGGTGACAGCATAACAATAAACGGAATCAAAATGGTGAACAAAAAAGACATCGTGACAAATAATGGTGTGATCCATCTGATTGATCAGGTCCTAATTCCTGATTCTG CCAAACAAGTTATTGAGCTGGCTGGAAATCAGCAAACCACTTTCACAGACCTCGTGGCCCAATTAGGCTTGGCATCTGCTCTGAGGCCGGATGGAGAATACACTTTGCTGGCACCTGTGAATAATGCATTTTCTG atGATACTCTGAGCATGGATCAGCGCCTTCTTAAATTAATTCTGCAGAATCACATATTGAAAGTAAAAGTTGGCCTCAATGAGCTTTACAATGGGCAGAAACTTGAGACCATTGGAGGCAAACAGCTCAGAGTCTTCGTGTATCGTACA GCTGTCTGCGTTGAAAATTCATGCATGGTTAGAGGAAGTAAGCAAGGAAGAAATGGTGCTATTCATATATTCCGAGAGATCATCAAGCCAGCAGAGAAATCTCTCCATGAAAAGTTAAAACAAGATAAGCGCTTTAG CAtcttcctcagcctccttgaAGCTGCAGATTTGAAAGAGCTCCTGACGCAGCCTGGAGACTGGACCTTATTTGTGCCAACCAATGATGCCTTTAAGGGAATGACtactgaagaaaaggaaatcctgGTTG GGGACAAAAATGCTCTTCAAAACATCATTCTTTACCACCTGACACCAGGAGTTTTCATTGGAAAGGGATTTGAACCTGGTGTTACTAACATTTTAAAGACCACACAAGGAAGCAAAATCTATCTGAAAGGA GTAAATGATACACTTCTGGTGAATGAATTGAAATCAAAAGAATCTGACATCATGACAACAAATGGTGTCATTCATGTTGTAGATAAACTCCTCTATCCAGCAG ACACACCTGTTGGAAATGATCAGCTGCTGGAAATACTTAATAAACTGATTAAATACATCCAAATTAAG tttgttcgTGGTAGCACCTTCAAAGAAATCCCCATGACTGTCTATA GACCCACAATAACAAAGGTCAAAATTGAAGGTGAACCTGAACTCAGACTGATTAAAGAAGGTGAAACCGTAACTGAAGTGATCCATGGAG AGCCAATTATTAAAAAGTACACCAAAATCATTGATGGAGTACCTgtggaaataacagaaaaagagaCACGGGAAGAACGAATCATTAAAG GTCCTGAAATAAAATACACTAGGATTTCTACTGGAGGTGGAGAAACAGAAGAAACTCTGAAGAAACTGTTGCAAGAAG AGGTCACCAAGGTCACCAAATTCATTGAAGGTGGTGATGGGCATTTATTTGAAGATGAAGATATTAAAAGACTGCTTCAGGGAG ACACACCTGTGAGGAAGATACAAACCAACAAAAGAGTTCAAG GATCTAGAAGACGATCAAGGGAAAGTCGTTCTCAGTGA